ACCAGAAATCTGGATATTTTGCGGCAGCACCTGATTCCAAATGCATTGCCAACGCTGATTGTCACCGGGGCGGCAGATATGGGAACGATGATTTTAGAACTGGCGGGACTATCCTTTCTGGGGTTTGGAGCACAGCCTCCTTTGGCAGAATGGGGTCTTATGCTCAACGAAGGACGGGCGTACATGTTTGATTGTCCGTGGCTGATGATTTTTCCCGGCATAGCGATTTGTGCTGTAGTGGTCGTGTTTAATTTATTGGGAGACTGTCTGCGGGATATCTTAGACCCAAGGCAGCTATAACGTTTTAATAAAATAGGAGGATTTAGATGAATTTTAGAAAGAAAATTGCGGCTTGTCTATTGGTAGTACTGGTAGCAGGGGCGCTGTTGAGCGGATGTGGAGCGGGAAGCTCTACAGGAGATGAAAAGGTCCTGAATTTTGGCTGTACCAACTTTTCCGATTCCTTAGACCCATCCACCATGACCAACGCGGCGTGGTGTGTATCCAGATACAGCATTGGTGAAGGTCTATACCGCTTTGACGAAGAAATGAATGCGCAACCGTACTTAGCAGAGAAGTATACCGTAGATGATAGTAATCGAGTTTGGACTTTTAAAATAAAAGATGGAATTAAGTTCTCGAATGGTAAGGATGTAACCGCTACTGCTGTGGCAGACTCTATTCAATACATGTATGATCAGGAAAAGAGCGGAAAGGGAAACTCTACGCCATCTGTATACATGCAGATTGAGTCTATGACGGCAGATGATGATTCCAATGAAGTAAAAATTGTTACCGCTAAACCTTATGCCGATTTGTGTGCCGTGTTGGCTCACCCATACTTTTCTATCTTGGATGTAAAAGCCGGCACGGATTTGTCCAATGAACCAATTGGTACGGGTCCTTACGCCATTGAGAAGTATGATGCTGGCGTATCCATTGCCATGACAGCTAACCCTTACTATTGGAATGGAACCGTTCCTTACGATAAGGTAAATGTAATCTTTATCGATGACAGCTCCACCAAGGCCATGGCTCTCCAGAGCGGTGACGTGGATGTAGTAGAGAATATTGTTACTTCCAGTGACTTGGATAAGCTAAGAAAATCTAAGGATTTTAATGTTTCGGAAACCATTGGTATGCGAATTGGTTTTTCCTATATGAATCAGAAGGGTGTTTTAGCAGATGACAGCCTGCGGAAAGCTGTGCTTCTAGCCTTGGATGATGAGACCATGTGCGATGTAACCGTAGGCGGCATGTACACCGCTGGTGCTTCCGTGCTGCCTTCTACATTAGATTACGGATACGATCAGTTGACCGACGCAACCCCTTATGATGTAGATGCAGCCAAGAAACTGTTGGATGATGCGGGAATTGTGGACACAGATGGGGACGGCTATAGAGAGCTCAATGGAAAGAACATTAATTTGAACTACCTCACCTATGACAGCAGAAATCTGACAGACTTTGCAGAGGCGGTAGCTACTCAGTTAGATGTTGTAGGCATAAAGGCTACTGTAAAGACGACCGATGCAGATACGGAGTGGAATCTGTTGGTAGCAGGAGAATACGACTTGCTGGCCACCAACTGGATGACCGTTCCCGTAGGAGATCCATATTCTTACCTAGACAACTGGTACAGCAAATCTACGGCAAACTACTGTGGATATGAAAATGCAGAGTATGACCGTCTGTACGAGCAGTTGGAAAAGGAGATGGATTTAAGTGGTCGGATTGAGCTGATTAAGCAGTTGCAGCAGATTCTTATCGATGATTCCGCGGCTTTAGTCCACGGATATTATCACAGCAATATGTGCAGCTCCACGGCTGTTACGGGAGCAAATATTAATACGGCTGATTATTACTGGATTACCACCGCTATGAAACCGGCCAAGTAAAGCATTGGAGGCAGTATGCTTAGCATAGAAAATCTTTCCATACAATATCAAAAAAGTGCGCCTGTGGTGGAGAAGTTTAACTTGGACATCGAACCTGGAGAAATCGTCAGCCTAGTGGGAGAAAGCGGCAGCGGAAAGACCTCCGTCATACGAGCAGTTATGGGACTGCTGCCTACTGGCGGAAGGGTGATTCAAGGCGATATCCGATTTGGCGGGGAATCTGTTCTTGGGTATTCCAAAGAACAGTGGCGGCAGTTTCGAGGCAGTCAAATCTCCATGATTTTTCAGGATTCTGGCACGATGATTAATCCGGTGCGGAAAATAGGCAGCCAGTTTATGGAATATATCTGTCAGCATGAGAAACTGTCTAAAAAGGAAGCTTGGGAACGTGGGCAGCTTATGCTGGAAAAGATGGGTCTGTCGGGATGTGAAAACATTATGGACAGCTACGCTTTTGAGTTGAGCGGCGGCATGAGGCAGCGGGTGGGCATTGCTATGGCTATGACCTTCCAGCCGCAGTTGTTGCTGGCTGACGAGCCCACCAGTGCGTTAGATGCCACCACGCAAGCCCAGATTGTGAGTCACATGATGGGCTTGCGGGAGGAATTTCATACGGGAATTCTCTTAGTTACGCACAATTTAGGCGTGGCTGCCTATATGTCTGACCGAATTATCGTGATGAAAGGCGGAAGGATTGTGGACATGGGCGACAGGGACTACATCTTAAAGCATCCCAGCAATGAATACACAAAAAAGCTGTTGGGTTCTGTGCCGATTTTGGAGGGGCAGTGATATGTTTAAAGAAGAAAACCTTATTTTAAGCGCGAAACAGGTCACTAAAAAGTTTGCCGCTTCCAAGGATCGAAGTCTGGTGGCTTGTGATAAAGTATCTCTAAATTTTTATAAGGGAAAAACCTTGGGACTGGTAGGGGAAAGCGGTTGCGGCAAGAGCACTTTTATGCGGATGATGGTGCAGCTTGAAAAGCCCACTGCTGGAAACATTTTTTTTCATGGCAAAGAGGTGACGGAGCTGCGGGGAGAAGCCTTGAGGCAGCACCGACGCCGGATTCAGATGGTCTTTCAGGACCCAGCTTCCGCTTTCAACCCGAAGATGAAAATCAAGGATATCATCTGTGAGCCTTTGATTAATTATGGACTGATTAAAAGGCGGGAAAGGGACCAGGTAGCCAGAAAATATTTGCAAATGGTGGAACTGGATCCAGAACTGGCAGACCGTTATCCCCATAACCTGAGCGGCGGCCAGCAGCAGCGCATCGGTATTGCCCGGGCCCTGACGCTAGAACCAGAGGTTATTATCTGCGACGAATCTACTTCTGCACTGGATGTATCGGTGCAGAAGAGCATTGTCGATTTACTCCATAAGCTCCAGCAGGAGAAACATATATCCATCGGCTTTATTTGTCATGATATTGCTTTAGTTTCCCAGGTATCCGACCACATTGCTGTCATGTATTTAGGCAATGTGGTGGAAGTGCTGGAAGGCAAACAGATGGCAGAGCAGATTTGCCATCCCTACAGCAAGACCTTGATGGATTCTATTTTTCACCTGGGTATGGATTATGGAAAGAAGATGGCTGGATTAGAGGGGGAAATGCCCAGTGCGTTAGAATTACCTCCAGGCTGTCCTTTTCAAAGCCGATGCAGCGTGTGTGTGGAAAAATGTCAGACAGAAAAGCCGGACTTAAAGAAATTAGGTGAAGGGCATTATGTGGCTTGCCATGCCGTAAGAGGGGCTTAAATGAAAACAAATTCATTAACAGAAGGGAACATTTCTAAAAGTATTTTATTTTTCTTAATACCCATTCTGGTATCCAGCCTGATACAACAATTGTACAGTGTGGTCGATTTAGTCTTGATTGGCAAGTTCATCGGGGCAGAGGCTACGGCAGCAGTAGGGGCCAGTTCGCTGATTATCACTTGTCTTATTGGCTTTTTTAATGGTATAGCAGTGGGGACTAATGTAGTTACTGCGCATATTTTCGGCAGCTCAGACAGGAGCTCTCTGAAAGAGATTATGCAGACCGTCTGGACGGCAGGAGCCATCGGCGGTCTTTTGCTCATGGTGGTGGGACTGACTCTGTCTCCTCACTTTTTAAAGTGGATGAACACACCACATAGCATATTGGATACGGGCGTAATCTACCTGCGTATTTATCTGCTCAGCCTCCCTGCCATCGTTCTTTATAATTTGTGCTCAGGAATATTGCGGGCCATGGGAGATTCTAAAAGTCCCATGTTTTTTCAGGTAATAGGCGGTCTGCTGAATGTGGTTGGATGTATTCTGATGGTGGCGGTGTGGCGAAAAGGGGTAGCAGGAGCGGCTACGGCTACTTTTATTTCTCAGACGGTGGCAGCGCTGCTAATCTTGGGGCATCTTCACAGTAAGAAACAATCGGTTCGATTGGAATTTAAGGTAAAAGGATTTAACCCGATTTTACTGAAAAGGATTTTAGCCATTGGGATTCCGTCTGGGGTTCAAGCCATGATTATCACCTTTTCAATTATTATTCTTCAATCTCAGATTAATAAATTCGGCGTTCATGTTATGGCCGCCTTTGCCGCTTATTATAAGATCGAAATGCTGATTTATTTGCCTATTTTAGCGCTGGGTCAGGCTCTCGTGTCTTTTGTGGGACAGAACCATGGAGCCGAACAGTATGAGCGGATTAAGAAGGGGACCAGCCTGTCCATCCGCTGGGGTATCCTTATGACGGCATGTATCAGCGCCTTGTTGCTGCTCCAGGGGCCGTTAGTCATGCGGTTGTTTACGGATCATCAGCAGGTAATCTTCTACGGCTGTCAGATCATGAAGGTTACTTTTCCTTTTTACTTCTTGTATGTAATCATTGAGTGCAGCAGCAGTGAAATACGGGGCAGAGGGGAAGCAACTATTCCCATGGTTATTACATTATTCAGCTTTTGCGTAGTCAGACTGACAGCTTTAGTCGTCTTAATTAGCCAATGGCACGATATCAGAGGGATTGCAGCGGTATATCCTTTTTCTTGGGCGGTAGCAGCGGGATTAATGACTTTTGCCAGGCTTCAGATGGAAAAGAAAGAGCATAAGCTATAAAAACAATAAGAAGAAAAGAAGGCTACCTTTAGACGGCTGTATGACAGCCTAAAAGGTAGCCTTCTTTTGTATTAGCCGCCAGTAAAAGTGCAGACTTGATAATTGTTTTTCATACTGCTATCTCTTTTCTTTTATTATTTTTCACTTGTAATTAATTCTTCAAGAAGGTCATCGATTTCTCTTTGGACAACTTCGCCGTACTGGGCACCGAGGTCCAGACTGTCATACATATATTCTTTGACTTGGCTCCAGGTGGTCTCCATGTCGTCAATGCCTCCGTTTCGCTCCCAACGGTCGTAGTGCTCGATGGTGGCCTTGTCGAAGCGCAGGGGTTGAAACTCATCAATATAGGCCTGCTTCTTAATTGCGGAAATGGTACAGGTAAAAGCTGTAAAAGCCTCATCACTAATTGCGCCAACAGCGTTTAAACGGGCCATGACTTCTGCTTTGGAGACTAAACTGCCGTCGTCCGGCACATCTGCTTGTATTTTTTTTACCATTTCTTCTTTGGACAGTCCGTCATAACCTAGTACGATTCTATTTCGCTCTTTTGCCGCTTCTCCATACAAGTTAATGGATTTTGGACTTTTTACGGTTTGACGCAAATTTTCCCAATGCTGTTTTCCGATGTCCTGATACTTTATCATGTTTACTAATATTTTTCCGCGATGGTTTGGAAAAGCTGACTCATACCGTTCTTCAAGCAACTTTTCAATCTCTACATCGGTCATGTCGCTGTAGTCCGTCTTTTCGTGGAGTTCTTGCAGCTCTTTTAGTTTCTGTCGCATAGGGTCGCTGCCGGTTAGGGTCAGGGTGTCTGTTCGCACGCTGCCGGTACTGGCTGTAGGAGTGATTGTTCCCTCCTTGTCAGCCAGCAGATTGCGAAAGCTGTAGGCTAGGCCAGTGTTGGCGGCAGTCGTTTTTTTCGAACCGCCCCCCTGATAGGCGGCGCTGTTGCGGATATCTCCCAACGGATGTCGGTAATTCCCTGATAGTTTTACATTCATATACATCTCCCTTTCTCTCTCACTATTTTACACTCTTTTACAAAAATCACCAATACTTCTATATTATATCACACAAGCTACGTCGCCGTGTGATTCAATGAATGTTTCTCTGCGGCAACGCCGTATATATAATAAAGGCATTCATTATATCACTCCTCTTGGAGAACGCAGCCTATAAAAACGCTATTTTTAAAGCCAAAATTCGATAGAAATAGCGTAATCAAATGTAAATAGAGAAAACATTTTTTAGATTTCATGGAATCTAAAAAAAATCATAGGTATTCAAAACTTTTCATATTGACGATAATAATAAATTGTGTTAATTTCTATAAAACATATAGAATTACTAGGAATAAAGAGGGCGAAGATGCAAAACGTAACAAATGACAATTTTGAAGAGGAGATCTTGAATTCTGATATACCAGTGTTGTTGGAATTTTATTCAGATGGCTGTATGCCCTGCAAGAGGTTGTCACCTACATTGGCAGAGTTAGAGGAAGAATACCACGAATTAAAAATTAAAAAAATGAATGTAGCTTTTGGAGCAGAAACCGCGGGTAAATACAGTGTGATGAGTGTTCCGACCATTATTTTTTTTAAAGAAGGCCAGGAAGTGCACCGAATAAGCGGGCTTGTAAAAAAGGCAGAGCTTGAAGAAGTCATAAAGGAGGTCACAAGATGATACGCTTGCCAAAACATCTGTACGGTGAAATGCTGGAGGCGGCTAAAGTAGGCAATCCGGAAGAAATATGCGGACTGATAGGCGGAATCAAAGAGGGGGACATAAGGGAAGTAAAAGAAATCTATCTTCTTGAAAATATAGATCATTCGAAGGAGCATTTTTCCATGAGCCCAAAAGATCAGCTGGAAGCGGTCAAAGACATGCGGCGAAAAGGACTGGTCCCTCTTGGAAATTTCCATTCCCATCCAGAGAGCCCTTCCAGGCCTTCTGAAGAAGATAAACGTCTTGCCTATGACAAAGAGGCAAGTTATCTAATTCTATCCATTATGAACATAGAAGAGCCTGTATTAAAAGCCTTCAGGATTTCAGAACAGGTAAGTAGGGAAGAAAAAATTGAATATATATAGGAGGAAATAAGATGGCTGTAGATTATGGGACGTTAAAAAGAGGCGGATTTATGCGCCAGAAGCAAAAAAATTGCTTTTCTCTGAGATTAAAGGTTGTGGGCGGACATCTGGAGGCAAAGCAACTTTTAAAGATTGCAGAGATTTCGGAGAAATATGGTGACGGGCATGTACATTTGACATCCAGACAGGGGGTTGAAATCCCCTTTATAAAGCTTGCGGATATTGACGAGGTAAAGACTGCTCTGGCGGAGGGGGACTGTGAACCGGGAACCTGCGGCCCTAGAGTACGGACGGTCACCGCCTGTCAGGGAATGGAGATTTGTCCCAGCGGATGTGTGGACACCTATGCGCTGGCTCAAGAATTAAGTGAGCGGTTCTTTGGCATGGAGCTGCCCCATAAATTTAAGTTTGGCGTCACAGGATGCCAGAACAACTGCCTCAAAGCCGAAGAAAATGATATTGGCATCAAAGGCGGTATACGGGTCACGTGGATAGAGGACAAATGTATCCACTGTGGGGTCTGTGAAAGCATATGCAGAACGAAAGCAATAAGTTTTAAGGATAATAAGCTTCTTCTTGATGAAAGCAAATGCAATTACTGTGGTCGATGTACAAAAGCCTGTCCTGTTGATTCATGGGTAAACGACGAAGGCTATATCTTGTCCTTTGGCGGCCTTTTCGGCAACCGAATCCATAGAGGGGAAGAGCTGCTGCCCCTTATACAGGACAAGGAAACGTTATTCCGGGTTATTGATGCAGCGGTTCATTTCTTTAAGGAGAACGGTTCTTCTGGAGAACGGTTCCGCTTTACCATAGAACGAGTTGGGGAAGAAATTTTCAGAGAAAAAATGAAGGAGGCTTATCATGGCTGATATTAAAATTGACGATTATGTAGATATAACCGATGTGGTATGTCCTATAACTTTTGTTAAAGCAAAGGTAGCCATTGAGGAACTGGAGCCAGGACAGATTCTTTCGGTTCATATGAATGAAGGGGAGCCGATTCAGAATGTTCCCCGCTCTATGAAAGAAGAAGGGCATAAAGTTCTTAAATTAAATAAAAATGATGATGGAACCTATGATTTGATTGTTGAGAAAGGCGAGGAATAGAAGATGAAAGTAACCGTAAGCGGAGAAGTAAAGGAATATAAGGATGAAATTACCCTAGCGGAACTTATTACAGAAGAAAACGTACAGACTCCTGAATATGTTACCGTTTCTGTGAATGATGAGCTTCTGGGAGCTGGAGCCTTTGAAGAAACCGTATTAAAGGACGGTGACACTTTGGAGTTTTTGTACTTCATGGGAGGAGGATGTTGTCATGGCCTTTTCCAATGAGCAAATTCAACGGTATTCCAGGCATATTATCTTAAAAGAGGTCGGCGTTAAGGGGCAAAAGAAGCTTCTGGACAGTAAAGTACTGATTATTGGTGCAGGAGGCCTGGGGGCGCCCGCCGCTATGTACCTTGCCGCAGCAGGAGTGGGAACCATCGGCATTGCCGATGCGGATGAGGTAGATTTGTCAAACCTGCAGCGCCAGATTATACATGGGACCGAGGATGTGGGAAAAGCCAAGGTTCTTTCAGCGAAAGAGACCATGGAGAGCATTAACCCAGACGTCCGGGTGCATACATATCGGACCTTTGTCAGCGCAGACAATATCATGGACCTCATAAAAGAGTATGACTTTGTCATAGATGGCACCGATAATTTCCCGGCAAAGTTTTTAATTAATGATGCCTGTGTCATGGCGGAAAAACCCTTTTCACATGCAGGTATCATCCGATTTCAGGGTCAGCTGATGACCTACGTTCCCGGACAAGGGCCTTGCTACCGATGTATTTTCAAAAATCCGCCGCCGAAGGATGCCGTACCTACTTGTAAGCAGGCAGGCGTAATTGGAGCCATGGGCGGTGTGATTGGAAGTCTGCAGGCAATGGAAGCGGTTAAATATATTCTTGGTGCGGGAAACCTGCTGACGGGCTATTTGCTGACTTATGACGCCCTTACAATGGAATTCAGAAAGATAAAACTGCCAAAAGCCATGAAGGACTGTCCGGTCTGTGGCGAAAATCCCACCATTCGAGAACTGATTGATTATGAACAGACAGAATGTGCGGGAATTTTGTAAGGAGTGATAAAAATTGAAATATGATACATCTTTATTACACGGTAATTTTAGTGGAGACCGGAATACTGGGGCTACCCTGATTCCTATTTATCAGACAAGTGCCTTTGGACAGGACAGCGCAGAACAGATTGAAAAGATCTTTCACAATCAGGCGGCAGGGTTTGCGTATACCAGAATAAATAATCCGACGGTAGCTTCTTTTGAAAACCGCATAACTTATCTTGAAGGCGGTATAGCCTCTGTTGCTACTTCCTCAGGGATGGCGGCCATTGCCGCCGCCTTTCTCAATATCCTTTCAAGCGGAGATGAAGTCATCTCTAAAAGCTCAGTTTTCGGCGGCACCCTTGATTTATTTAAGGATTTGGAAAACCTAGGAATAAAAGTCCGTTACGTGGAGGATATTACAAAAGAGGTGCTGGAGGGACTGGTCAACAATCGTACAAAGGCTGTTTTTGCAGAAACAATAGGAAATCCAAAACTTGACGTAACGGATATAAAAGAGGCTGCCGAGATCATACACAGTTATAATCTGCCCTTTATCCTGGACAATACCACAGCCACTACCTATCTGGTACGGGGTATTGACTTAGGTGCAGATATTATCATCAACTCTGCATCAAAGTATATTAATGGCAGCAGCAATTCAATAAGCGGAATTATTACAGACAGCGGTAATTATGCATGGAGTCTGGAGAAGTATCCGATCATGAAAGATTACATCAGGCTGGGACGGCTGGCTTTTACAGCTAAACTTAGAAGTGATACTTTTCGCAATCTGGGCTGTTGTTTGAGCCCCATGAATGCATACTACAATGCCCTGGGGCTGGAAACCTTGAGCCTGCGAATGGAAAGGCACTGCACCAATGCCTTAAAGTTGGCCGAAAGCTTGGATGGCAAAGAAGGCATCCGGGAAATCGCCTATCCGCTTCTTCAGTCAAATCCGTATTATGCTATTGCAAAAAAGCAGTTTAAGGATAAAGGCGGCGGGATCTTTACGCTACGCCTGTATACAAAAGAGAGAGCCTTTGCTTTTATAAATCAGTTAAAATATGCAATTAATATCACCAACATAGGCGATACGAAGACCCTTGTCATCCATCCGGCATCTACGATATATGCCCATAGCAATGAAGAAGAGCAGGAAAAAGCAGGGGTTTATGAAGACCTCATACGGGTGAGTGTGGGGATTGAAGATATTGAAGATTTGATGGAAGACTTCCATCAGGCATTGACCTACGTAAACGAAAATTTTAAATAGAGAGCTGAAAAAGGTCTTGCAGCAATTCTACAGAGAGGAGGGAGAATTTGTATAAGGCATTGCTTGTTTTTGATAATTATAACCTTCTTGAAGAAATAAAGAGATTACGAATATGGGGAGAATCTTCTGAATTTGAGATTGAGGATATTGTAAATGACGGTACCTCCGCTTACCGAAAAATGAGAGAGAAAAATTATGACCTGGTGATAACAGAAATCCGCATTACGGGCCTGGATGGGCTCCAGCTTTTACGGAATGCAAAGAAAGAGGGAACCTGTTCTCATATGGTCCTTTGCAGTGAATTTGAAGATTTTAATTATGCCAGACAGGGGATTATTCTGGGAGCGTATGACTATTTTGCTAAACCCTTTGATGAAACCCTTTTCTTTTCTATGTTTAATCGCATTAAGAATGAAACCTTTGAAAGCGAAGCGGTAGGAGTCTACTATGGCGAAGAAATAATTACTTTCTTTGAAAATAGAGATAAAGGTATTTATGATTATGTCTCGACCATGTTAGAAGAAATATATGCGAACAATAAAGACATACTAAAAGCAGATAAAAAGGCAAGAAATATATGCCGGACAGTTATCGATGAGGTTTTCAACCGCCATGAATGGCTGGATTTATACATTGTGCAGGAAGATTTTTATACTTTTGACGGGATTAATGAAAGCAATCATGGAACCTATAAAAAGCGTTATAAAACAATCCTATATAATCTCTTTGACGAATTTTGTGAATTGCTTTTACATTGCAACAAGGCTAAGATTTCGGAAGTCATTTCGTATATATTGAACAACCCGGAAAATAATTTAAAACAAAAAAGTATTGCGGAAGAACTTAATATAAATAGCTCTTACCTGAGCACGGTTTTTTTTGCACAAACAGGAGTCCGCTTTGTAGATTATCTGACAACCGTTAAGCTAAAACGGGCCGGATGGCTGTTGAAGGAGACAAATTTAAAGGTGTTTGATATAGCAGAAAGATTAGACTACAAAGATATCGGATACTTTTCAAGATTATTCAAGAGCAAATACAGCTTACCGCCATCGGAATACAGAAATTCTGGTGGATATGATTATCAAATATAAAAAGTTGGTAAATTAAAAAAATAAAAATAAAGGAGGAAATCTTTTATGGCAAGGATTTATAAAAAAATAACAGAGTTGATAGGCAGCACCCCGATGATGGAGGTTGAGAATTATGAGAAAGCGAACGATTTAAAAGCTTCTCTGCTGGTGAAATTAGAATATTTTAATCCGGCAGGATCGGTTAAAGATCGGATTGCAGTAGCGATGATTGACGATGCCGAGAGAAAAGGAATATTAGAAAAAGGTGCAGTTATCATCGAGCCCACCTCAGGCAATACAGGAATCGGTCTTGCAGCCGTAGCCGCAGCAAGAGGATACCGAATCATTATTACCATGCCGGAGACCATGAGTGTAGAACGACGAAATCTATTAAAAGCGTATGGTGCCGAATTGGTTTTAACCGATGGAGCCAAAGGCATGAAAGGCGCTATTGCCAAAGCAGAAGAGCTGGCGGCTGAGA
The genomic region above belongs to Aminipila butyrica and contains:
- a CDS encoding response regulator transcription factor, which translates into the protein MYKALLVFDNYNLLEEIKRLRIWGESSEFEIEDIVNDGTSAYRKMREKNYDLVITEIRITGLDGLQLLRNAKKEGTCSHMVLCSEFEDFNYARQGIILGAYDYFAKPFDETLFFSMFNRIKNETFESEAVGVYYGEEIITFFENRDKGIYDYVSTMLEEIYANNKDILKADKKARNICRTVIDEVFNRHEWLDLYIVQEDFYTFDGINESNHGTYKKRYKTILYNLFDEFCELLLHCNKAKISEVISYILNNPENNLKQKSIAEELNINSSYLSTVFFAQTGVRFVDYLTTVKLKRAGWLLKETNLKVFDIAERLDYKDIGYFSRLFKSKYSLPPSEYRNSGGYDYQI